A window of Myxococcales bacterium contains these coding sequences:
- a CDS encoding DUF58 domain-containing protein: MLTREIIRRVREIQLRTGRQVADVLAGEYVSVFKGTGVEFDEVRPYVPGDDVRSIDWNVTARMGEPFIKRYVEERQLTIMIMADVSASQDFGSAGRSKREAAAELCALLAFSAIKNDDKVGLTLFHSEIEQYIPPRKGQKHALRVIREVLAHGLSDSEEATPRLSRWRRFLNKPAGGLPFLGELGFRFSRPLRPARESTRIATALEFLMSVRSRKSVCFLISDFLDEGYEKALVAANRKHDVIAVLISDPREFKFPSIGLVELRDAETGKVRVIDTASAGFRRDFERQSLERVESLERRLRKWGIDFIHVDASGSIVDPLVQFFRMRERRQKR, translated from the coding sequence ATGCTGACCCGGGAAATCATACGGCGCGTCCGCGAGATTCAATTGCGGACCGGACGCCAGGTCGCCGACGTACTCGCCGGCGAATACGTCTCCGTGTTCAAAGGCACCGGCGTCGAGTTCGACGAGGTGCGGCCCTATGTGCCCGGGGATGACGTTCGTTCAATCGACTGGAACGTGACGGCCCGCATGGGCGAGCCGTTCATCAAGCGCTACGTCGAAGAACGACAACTCACGATCATGATCATGGCAGATGTTTCCGCTTCCCAGGATTTCGGTTCGGCCGGCAGATCGAAACGCGAGGCCGCGGCCGAACTCTGTGCACTGCTCGCGTTCTCTGCGATCAAGAACGACGACAAGGTTGGCCTGACGCTATTCCACAGCGAAATCGAGCAGTACATCCCGCCGCGCAAGGGACAAAAGCACGCGCTCCGGGTGATTCGCGAGGTTCTCGCCCACGGGCTCTCGGATTCGGAAGAAGCGACGCCGAGGCTATCTCGCTGGCGGCGGTTCTTGAACAAACCCGCCGGGGGCTTGCCCTTCCTGGGCGAGCTGGGCTTCCGCTTTTCGCGGCCGTTGCGTCCAGCGAGGGAGTCCACGCGAATTGCCACCGCACTCGAGTTTTTGATGTCGGTTCGCTCGCGAAAGTCGGTTTGCTTTCTGATCAGCGACTTTCTCGACGAGGGTTATGAAAAGGCGTTGGTGGCGGCCAATCGAAAGCACGACGTCATCGCGGTGCTGATTTCCGATCCCCGGGAGTTCAAATTTCCGTCCATCGGTCTGGTCGAGCTGCGTGACGCCGAGACCGGAAAAGTGCGAGTAATCGACACGGCGTCGGCGGGCTTTCGAAGAGATTTCGAGCGGCAGTCTTTGGAGCGCGTCGAATCTCTGGAACGCAGGCTGCGCAAGTGGGGCATCGACTTCATTCACGTGGATGCTTCGGGCTCGATCGTCGATCCCCTGGTGCAGTTCTTCCGCATGCGCGAGCGGAGGCAGAAGCGATGA
- a CDS encoding MoxR family ATPase, whose protein sequence is MNGGDLGEQVQTQSKVVRDLVSEVGKVLVGQEAMVSRLLMGLLSGGHVLLEGVPGLAKTLMVRSLAEALDTEFSRIQFTPDMLPADVVGTEVFNPREGTYSVKKGPIFANVVLADEINRAPAKVQAALLECMQEQQTTIGKETFKLSDPFLVLATQNPIEHEGTYPLPEAQIDRFMLKVVVSYPTADEERKIIDRMAGGVPTPEISKVASVEQILAARGVVEQIFVDEKVRAYIVELVRATRDPVDAGIAKLDGLIELGASPRASIWLMRAAKAQAFMEGRSYATPHDVKSLAPDVLRHRISLSYEAEAEGQDADDIIEMILDSVLVP, encoded by the coding sequence ATGAATGGCGGTGATCTCGGCGAACAAGTTCAGACGCAATCCAAAGTTGTGCGGGACCTGGTTAGCGAAGTAGGCAAGGTACTGGTCGGCCAGGAGGCCATGGTCTCACGACTGTTGATGGGCTTGCTTTCGGGCGGGCATGTGTTGCTCGAGGGTGTGCCCGGATTGGCGAAGACGCTGATGGTGCGAAGCCTGGCCGAAGCGCTCGACACCGAGTTTTCGCGCATCCAATTCACTCCGGACATGCTGCCGGCCGATGTCGTCGGGACCGAAGTCTTCAATCCTAGAGAGGGAACCTACAGCGTCAAGAAGGGGCCGATCTTCGCCAACGTTGTGCTCGCGGACGAAATCAACCGCGCCCCCGCCAAGGTGCAGGCTGCATTGCTCGAATGCATGCAGGAGCAGCAGACGACGATCGGAAAAGAGACTTTCAAGTTGTCGGATCCGTTCCTGGTGTTGGCGACCCAGAACCCGATCGAACACGAGGGGACCTATCCCCTGCCCGAAGCCCAGATCGATCGCTTCATGCTGAAGGTCGTGGTGAGCTATCCGACTGCGGACGAAGAGCGCAAGATCATTGATCGCATGGCGGGAGGTGTGCCCACTCCCGAGATCAGCAAGGTGGCGAGCGTCGAACAGATCCTTGCAGCGCGAGGCGTAGTCGAGCAGATCTTCGTGGATGAGAAAGTACGCGCGTACATCGTCGAACTCGTCCGCGCCACCCGAGACCCTGTCGACGCGGGCATTGCAAAATTAGACGGCCTGATCGAGCTGGGCGCGAGCCCTCGGGCCTCAATTTGGTTGATGAGGGCGGCCAAGGCCCAGGCGTTCATGGAGGGCCGCAGTTATGCGACGCCCCACGACGTCAAGTCCTTGGCGCCGGATGTACTGCGGCACCGAATTTCGTTGAGCTACGAAGCGGAAGCCGAGGGGCAGGACGCCGACGACATCATCGAGATGATCCTCGACAGCGTCCTGGTTCCCTGA
- a CDS encoding DUF3047 domain-containing protein, protein MNEGVNSRFRPRAARIPGAMGVLGVLGVLGVFCVAGMAGFIASPARGEAEAHTTQPARFSTSDGTLASSWQPLVFPKISRHTEYALVRDPEDSSWVIAATSDASASGLTHATAVDLREHPILRWRWKVDGVLEKGDARRKDGDDYAARIYLTFEPGTKDFTFWERTSLTIARKIYGDFPSRAINYVWASRLEKGATVDSAYVGKFVKLIAVESGAEFAGQWRFEERDVFEDYLRLYGADPPKVVGVAIMTDTDDTKERVRAWYGDIEFVSAGARDRPGRAR, encoded by the coding sequence ATGAACGAAGGAGTGAATTCGAGGTTCCGTCCTCGGGCCGCTCGCATCCCGGGGGCGATGGGCGTGCTCGGCGTTCTCGGGGTCCTTGGCGTCTTTTGCGTAGCCGGCATGGCCGGATTCATTGCGTCGCCCGCGCGAGGCGAAGCAGAGGCTCACACGACACAGCCGGCTCGCTTCTCGACTTCGGACGGCACCCTCGCGTCGAGTTGGCAACCGCTCGTATTTCCAAAAATCTCTCGCCATACGGAGTATGCGCTGGTTCGCGATCCGGAAGACAGCTCCTGGGTGATCGCGGCGACGAGTGACGCGAGTGCCTCGGGCTTGACGCACGCCACCGCTGTCGACCTGCGCGAACATCCAATTCTGCGCTGGCGCTGGAAGGTCGATGGCGTGCTCGAGAAGGGGGATGCCCGGCGCAAGGACGGTGATGACTATGCTGCCCGCATCTACCTCACCTTTGAACCCGGGACGAAGGACTTTACGTTCTGGGAGAGAACATCGCTCACGATCGCCCGCAAGATCTATGGCGACTTCCCGAGCCGCGCGATCAACTATGTCTGGGCCAGTCGGCTCGAAAAGGGAGCGACGGTCGACAGTGCGTATGTAGGCAAGTTCGTGAAGCTGATTGCTGTGGAGAGCGGAGCGGAGTTCGCCGGCCAGTGGCGGTTCGAAGAGCGGGACGTCTTCGAGGACTACCTACGACTCTACGGAGCAGATCCGCCGAAGGTCGTGGGCGTGGCGATCATGACCGACACCGACGACACAAAAGAACGCGTCCGGGCATGGTACGGGGATATCGAATTTGTGAGCGCCGGTGCGCGGGACCGGCCGGGCCGGGCGAGGTAG